Within Microbacterium proteolyticum, the genomic segment CGTTCGCCGCGGGCGCCTCGCTCTTCGGCGGACCGGTGGGCGGCGGCATACTCGACGGCTTGAAGATCGTCGCGGTCGCGATCGTCGCCCAGGCCGTGTGGGGGATGGCCCGCTCTCTCACGCCCGACGCTCCCCGCGCCGGGATCGCGGTAGTCGCCGCGGCGCTCGCTCTGTTCGCCCCGGGCGCGGTCGGACAGCTGGGGGCGCTGGCGATCGGCGTCGTGGCGGGTCTCGTCCTGCTGCGCGAGGCTGCGGAGGAGCCGGGGGAGACCCTGCCCTCGTTCGGCGTGCACCGTGCCGTCGCGATCGGAAGCCTCGTGGTCGCCGCCGCCGCACTCATCGGACTCCCGCTCCTCGCGGCGACCACGGGATCGGGGCTCGTCGCGCTCGCCGACGCCTTCTTCCGATCCGGCGCGCTCGTGTTCGGCGGAGGCCACGTGGTCCTCCCGCTGCTGCAGGCCGAGGTCGTGCAGACCGGGTGGGTGTCGCCCGACGTGTTCCTGGCGGGCTACGGCGCTGCCCAGGCCGTCCCGGGGCCGCTGTTCACGTTCGCCGCCTACCTCGGAGCCGTCTCCTCGGTCGGGCCCGGGGGCGTCGCGGGGGCGGCGGTCGCTCTCGCGGCGATCTTCCTCCCCGGCTTCCTCGTGCTCGTCGGGGTTCTGCCGTTCTGGGACGCGTTGCGCGGTCGCCCCCGCGTCCGCGCGGCGATGCGGGGGGCGAACGCGGCCGTCGTCGGCATCCTCGGGGCGGCGCTGTACACCCCCGTGTTCACCACGGCGGTCACCGGCCCCGGGCCGTTCGTGCTCGCGCTCATCGGCTTCGTGCTGCTGACGAGGTTCCGCGCGCCGGCGTGGGTCGTCGTGATCGTCGGGGCGATCGGCGGGGTGATCGCCGCTCTCCTCTGACGTAGCGGCCCGTCCCCGAGGCGAGGATGGTCGGGTGACGGAGGAACGTGCGACCCGGCGGCTGGTCATCGCACTCATCGTCGGCGGGATCATGCCCGTCGTGGACACCACGATCGTCGCGATCGGACTGCACCGGATCGGCGAAGACCTCGGCGCCGATGTCGCGACGCTGCAGTGGGTGTCGACGGTCTATCTGCTAGCACTGGCCGTGGTCATCCCCGTCGCCGGATGGGTGCAGGCCCGCCTCGGGGACCGGAACGCCTGGATCCTGGCATCCGGGATCTTCCTCGCGGCATCCGTCCTGTGCGCGGCGGCGAGCGGCATCGGCGAGCTCATCGCGTTCCGGGCTCTCCAGGGCGCGGGCGCGGGGCTCCTGCTCCCGCTCATGCAGACACTGCCGATGCAGCGCACGCCGCGCGCGGCGATGGCGCGCACCATGGCGGTGATGAGCGTGCCGATCTCGCTCGGCCCCGTGATCGGCCCGGTGCTCGGCGGTCTCGTCCTCAGCACCCTGGACTGGCGGTGGCTCTTCCTCATCAACCTGCCGCTGGGGGCGGTCGGTCTCGTCCTCGCCGTCCTGTGGCTGCCGGGCGGTCGGTCGGGTGCCCGGACGACTCTGGATGCCATCGGCCTCCTGCTCCTGGCCCCCGGTCTCGTCGGCGTGCTGCTGGCGCTGTCGAATCTTGCCGGCGGAACCGGTGCGGGGGAGGTCGCCGTGTGGCTGCCGGCGGTGGTCGGGCTGGTGCTGCTCGTGGCGTTCGTACCGTGGACCCTCGGTCGGCGCGATCCGCTGGTCGACCTCCGCCTCCTCGGCGTCCGGACTCTGCGCGCTTCGACCGTCGCCATGGCGTTCTTGGGCGCGAACCTCTACGCGGCGACCTTCCTGCTCCCGCTCGCGCTCCAGGCCGATCGCGGGGTGTCGGTGCTGGAGGCGGCTCTCCTGCTGATCCCGCAGGGCGTCGGCTCGCTGCTCGCCCGTGCCGGTGCCGGACGCCTGGTCGCGCGCTGGGGTCCGCGTGCGGTCGCGATCTCGGGTTTCGCCCTGGTCGCGGTGATGACCGTGCCCTTCGCCCTCGACGACGGCACGCTCGCGCTCGCGGTGTGGGCCGTGGTGCTGTTCGTCCGGGGCCTGGGGCTGGGAGTCGTGCTGGTCCCCATCATGGCGTCGGGGTACCTCGACGTGGCCCCCGACCGGATGCCGCACGCCTCCGCCTTCTCCCGCATGGCGCAGCAGCTCGGCGGCGCCTTCGGCACGGCCACGGCGGCTCTCGTGCTCGCCGCGGTGACGACGGCATCCGGGACCCGTGTCGGATTCGACGCGGCGTTCGTCGTGGTGATCGGGATCTGCGCGGCCGCGATGGCCGCCTCCCTGGCGCTCCCGGGTCGCCGGGGCGTCGTGCGCTGAGAGTCGCCTGAGCCTGCGTATCAAGGCGCGTGACACCGGGTTCCGCCTTTGGCAGGATGAGCGCACGGCGGCGTCGCCGCGTCGGTATCGAAGGAGATCCCGTGTTCCAGAGCCCTTACCCGCGCATCGACGTTCCGTCGCACAGCGTCTACGACCACCTCTTCGGCTCGCTCGACGAGGACGACCTCGACCGCGTCGCACTGATCGACCCCGCGTCGGGCGACGAGACGACCTACGGCCGCCTGCGGGCCCAGGTCGACGCGTTCGCCGGCGCATTGGCCCACCGGGGCGTCGGCGCCGACACGGTCGTCGCGCTGCTGTGCCCCAACATCCCCGCGTTCGCGACGGTCTTCCACGGCATCCTTCGTCTAGGCGCCGCCGTGACGACGGTCAACTCCCTCTACACCGCGCACGAGATCGAGACGCAGCTGACGGATGCCGGGGCCACCTGGCTCGTCACCGTGTCGCCGCTGCTTGGACCCGCTGCGGAAGCGGCCGCCGCGGCCGGTATCCCCGACGACCGTGTGATCGTGCTGGACGGCGCTCCGGGCCACCCCGACCTGCGGTCGCTGCTCGCCGAGCAGCGCACCCCGCCCGCCGTCGACTTCGATCCCGAGACGCACGTGGCCGTGCTGCCGTACTCGTCGGGGACGACGGGGGTGCCGAAGGGGGTGATGCTCTCGCACCGGAACCTCGTGGCGAACGTGGATCAGTGCCGCGTGAGCATCCGGCTCGGGAGCGACGACCGCGTCCTCGCGGTGCTGCCGTTCTTCCACATCTACGGGATGACGGTGCTGCTGAACCTGGCTCTCCGGCAGCGCGCGACCCTCGTCACGATGCCGAAGTTCGATCTGCTCGCCTTCCTCCGGTGTATCCAGGCGCACCGCTGCACCTTTCTCTTCATCGCGCCGCCGATCGCGGTGGCCCTCGCGAAGCACCCCGTCGTCGACGACTTCGACATCTCGAGCGTCCACACCGTGTTCTCGGGCGCGGCGCCCCTGGACGGCGAGACGGCCGAGACCGCCGGTCGTCGCATCCACGCGCGGTTCTTCCAGGGTTACGGGATGAGTGAGCTCAGCCCGGTGTCGCACGCGATCCCGCCGGAGCGCGACGACATGCCCGTGAGCTCGGTGGGCGTGCTCATCCCCAACGTCGAGGCGAAGCTCGTCGACACCGAGACCGGTGCCGAGATCGAGGAGCACGGCGCCGACGGACTGACCGCTCCCGGCGAGCTGTGGGTGCGCGGGCCGAACGTGATGCTCGGCTACCTCAATCGTCCGGATGCCACCGCCGACACGATCGACGCCGACGGCTTGCTCCACACCGGTGACATCGCCACGCACCACGTCGACGGGTACTTCACGATCGTGGACCGACTGAAGGAGCTCATCAAGTACAAGGGCTATCAGATCGCCCCCGCCGAGCTCGAGGCGCTGCTGCTGTCGCATCCGAGAATCCAGGATGCCGCTGTCATCGGCGTCCTCGACGAGGACAAGCAGGAGATCCCGAAGGCGTTCGTGGTCGTCGCGCCGGGTGCGGAGCTGACAGCGGAGGACGTCATGGAGTTCGTCGCCGGGGAGGTCGCGCCGCACAAGAAGGTGCGGCGGGTGGAGTTCATCGACGCCATCCCCAAGTCCGCGTCGGGGAAGATCCTGCGGAAGGACCTGCGCGCCCGGGAGGGATGACGCAGGTCTCACACGCGGCGAAGGGCCCAGACCATCGCGAGGCCGGCCACGACGAGGAGCCCCGCGGAGGTCGCGACGGCGGCATGGAAGCCGCCCGCGATCGAGGGGGCGGAGACGGCGACGGCGCCGAGGACGGCCGTGCCGAAGCCGCCGCCGAGGTCGTAGGAGATCTCCTCCAGCGCGGCCGCGCCCCCGACTTCGTGCACCCCCGCGGACGACACGATGAGATCGTTCGCGCTGACCGCGGCGATCTCGACGGCGAGCCCCGCCAGCGCCGTCGTGGCGGCGAACACCGCGAGGTTCACGGGCTCACCCGCGAGCGTGAGGCCGGCCAGCGCGAGCCCCGCGACGGTCAGCGTCGACGCGATCGTCGCGCGGTGCCGCAGGAGTCGCAGCACCCACGGCGACAGCAGCGCGCCGACCACCGTGGCCAGAGCGAGCGGGACGAGGGCGATCGCGGCATCCAGCGGAGCGAAGCCGCGCTCGAGTTGGAGGTAGCGCGCGAACTGCAGCTCGAGGCCGACGATCGCGAACATCGCCAACGCCACCGCGATGAGCGCGCTCGAGAACGCGGCGTTGCGGAAGAGCGCCATGTCCAGCGTGGGCTGCTCACCCCGGCGGCCCAGCCCGAACTGCCGCCGGACGAACGCCCACCCGAGGCCGAGCGAGAGCACCGTGCCCCCGATGAACACCTCGACGTGGTGCTCGGCGAGACTGTTCGCCGCGACGGCGGCCGCGAGCACCGCTCCGATCGCGAGGCCCTGACTGGCCAGGTCGGTGCTGCCGGGGCGATCCGAGCGCGATTCCGGCACCCACCGCAGCGCCGTGGCGATCACGAGCGCCGCGAGCGGCACGTTCACGAGGAACACCCCGCCCCACCAGCTGTGCGCGACGATGACCCCGCCGATGACCGGGCCCGCCGCCGCCGCGGCCGCCGACGACATCGACCAGATCGCGACCGCCCGGACCCGCCTCTGCCGATCCGGGTAGGCAACGCGCAGCAGCGACATCGTCGGGGGCAGGATGCCGGCGGCCCCCACCGCCATCGCGGCACGGGCGGCGATGAGCCAGACGGGTCCGGGGGCGAAGGCCGCCGCGGCCGAGGCCGCCGCGAACAGCGCCATCCCGACGACGAGGAACAGCCGCCGGCCGTAGCGGTCGCTCAGGACGCCCGCCGACAGCAGGAGCGGCGCGATCACGAACGGGAACGCGTCGATGATCCAGAGCAGCTCGGCGTCGGTGGCGGGGAGCTCTCGCGCGATCGTGGGGGCGACCACGTGGAGCACGGTGACGTCGATGGAGACGAGGGCGAGCGCGCCGCAGACGGTCGCGAGGACGAGGCCGGGTCGGGTGCGGCGCCGGCCATCCACCTCGAGCGGCACCGATTCGTTCACCGGTTCATCGTGCCCGTTCGAACGCCCGGTGGGGAGAGCCTCACCCGGACGGGTGACGCGGGGCGCGGGCACGTGGCGCGAGGGCGCCGGAAAAAGACGAAACCCCCGCGATGTAGAAGCTACGCGAGGGTTCCTGGGGTGACTGTAACGGTCACCCGTGTGGCTCCGACCGGCATCGATCCGGTGACCTTTCGATTTTCAGTCGAACGCTCTACCAACTGAGCTACAGAGCCGAGCGGCATGTCTGCCGCTTCCTAAACGAAAGGCCTCCTCGAAAGAAGGCCCGTCGCTGTGGAGCGACCCTGACGGGACTTGAACCCGCGACCTCCGCCGTGACAGGGCGGCACGCTAACCAACTGCGCTACAGGGCCATGCTTGTTCAATTATGTTCGGCGAGTGACCCCAACGGGATTCGAACCCGTGCTACCGCCGTGAAAGGGCGGCGTCCTAGGCCGCTAAACGATGGGGCCGGATGAACCCCGAAATCCTGCGATTCCGTGCTCACTTGCCGACGACCGAGCCTACTTCATGATTCTCGAGATTGCCAATCGGGGGCGTGGCGGTCCTCGTCCCCGGCGTGTCGAGGGGCCAGACTGGGCCGCGGCAGCGGGAACTCGCCCTGTTGTTCGTGTGATTCGTGTTGCTACTGTGGTGCGAGTTGCGAACCGGTGAGATGAGGTATTCCCGTGACGCCTGAACCCCCCGAAGGCGCGGACGACTGCGGTTGCGCGCCCAGCCCCAGCGAGCGCGCACGTCTGTGGCCCTCGCTCGACCGCCGCGGAGCGTTGCGACTGGGTGCCTTCGGCGCCGTCGCCCTCGGCGCGATCGGCGCCACGGTGCCCTCCTTCATCTCGTCGTCCCCCGCCTTCGCCGCCGACTACCCGTCCTGGGCCGATGTCGAGGCCGCGCGAGCCAATGAAGCTGCCAAGGGCGCCGAGATCACCCGCATCCAGGGTCTGATCGCCGGCCTGCAGTCCGAGGTCGAGCGCACGCAGGCCGAGGTGGTCGCCCGGTCCGACGAGTACTACACCGCGCAGCAGGCCTTCTTCGACGCCGACTACCGCGCGCAGCAGCTGCGCTCGCAAGCCGACGCCGAGGCCGCCAAGGCGACGGATGCCGCGACCAAGGCCGGCAAGGTGGCCGCGCAGCTCTACCGCTCCGGCGGCGACGATACCTCCCTCGACCTCTTCTTCTCGGGCTCGGCAGCCAGCGCCGACGATCTCCTCGCGAAGCTCGGCACGATGGACAAGCTGCTCGACCGCAACCGTTCGGTGTACGCGGCCGCGGTCGCCGCCCGTGACAGCGCGAAGAACCTCAGCGGCCAGGCCGACGACGCCAAGGCCGAGCGCGACCGCCTGCAGAAGATCGCCGAAGACAAGATGGTCGCCGCGCAGCAGGCGGCCGCCGCCGCGCAGGCCGCTCTGGCCGAGCAGCAGGCGAATCAGGTCGTTCTGCAGGCGCAGCTCGCCGCCCTGCAGGACACGACCGCAAAGACGGTCGCCGACTACCAGGCTGGTGTCGAGGCCGAGCGCAAGGCCCGCGAGGAGCGTGAGCGCAAAGCCCGCGAAGAGGCCGAGGCGCGAGACCGTGCCGCCCGAGAGGCCGCCGCGGCTGCGGCGGCCGCGGCCGCTGCGAACAACAACAACAGCGGCGGTGGAGGCGGCAGCAGCGGCGGCGGCGGCGGGAGCAGCGGTGGTGGTGGCGGCGGAGAGGTCGTCAGCTCGGGTTGGGCGCGACCGTCCTGGGCGGGAACGACGTCGGGCTATGGACCCCGCACCGGGCAGTGCGGGGCGAGCTACTGCGCGAGCACCTGGCACCTCGGACTCGACTTCGGTGCGAGCTGCTGGTCGCCGATCTACGCCGCGGCGAGCGGGCGCGTCACGTACGCCGGCCCGAACAGCGGGTACGGCAACTACATCCGCATCCAGCACGACGACGGCTCGGGCACCGGGTACGCCCACATCGTCGCCGGTGGCATCTACGTCTCCTACGGCCAGCGCGTGTCCGCCGGTCAGCAGATCGCCGCGACCGGGCAGACGGGCAACTCCTTCGGATGCCACCTCCACTTCGAGGTCTACCCGCCGTGGGGCGGGACGACCGACCCCGCGCCGTGGCTGCGCGATCGCGGCGTCTGGGTCTGAGCCAACGCGAAAGCCCCCGGTCGATGACCGGGGGCTTCGTCGTGACCGGGGGGTCAGAGGGTGCTCGGGGACTCGCCCTCGCCCTGCGTCTTGGTCTGACCCTCGTGCTCCTCGAAGCGCGCGAACGCCTCGTCGACCAGGCGCTCGGCCTCGGCGGCATCCGCCCACTCGTCGACCTTGACCCACTTGTTGGGCTCGAGGTCCTTGTAGTGCTCGAAGAAGTGCGAGATCTCCTTCTTCGTCCAGTCGTCGATGTCGTCGACGTCCTGGATGTGGTCCCAGCGCGGATCCTTCGCGAGGACCGCGACGACCTTGTCGTCACCGCCGGCCTCGTCGCTCATCTTCAGCACGCCGACGGGGCGCACCTTCGCCAGGATGCCGGGGTAGAGATCGCGGTCGAGCAGCACGAGCACGTCGAGCGGGTCGCCGTCTTCGCCGAGGGTGTTCTCGAAGAAGCCGTAGTTGGCCGGGTAGCCGAACACCGTGTACAGGATGCGGTCGAGGAAGACCCGGCCGGTGCCGTGGTCGACTTCGTACTTCACGCGGCTGCCGCGCGGGATCTCGATGACGGCGTCGTACGCGCCCATACGTGTGCTCCTTAGATCGGTGGAATTCCGCGCCCAGCCTAGTCGGGGCGCCCTCGCCGCCGTCGGCTCCGGTACTCACGGCGACACGACGGATAGCGTGGATGCCATGCACGAACGGCGACCCGGACTCGATCCCGCCGTCGCCGAGGTGCGTCGAGCGGTCCGTGCCGCGCTCGACGGGCGCGACGGCGCCGTCGTCGTGGCACTCTCCGGTGGTGCCGACTCCCTCGCGCTCGCGGCAGCCACCGCGTTCGAGGCGCCGCGGCTCGGCATCCGGGCGGAAGCCGTCGTCATCGATCACCGCCTACAGGAGGGGTCCGCCGCGATCGCCTCCCGCGCCGCCGACCTCGCCCGTGGCCTCGGGCTCGCCGCCCGTGTCGTGGCGGTCGACGTGCGGCCCGGGAGCGGCCCGGAGGCCGCCGCGCGCGACGCGCGGTACGCCGGTCTCGCCGGCGCCGCCGCCGAGACGGGAGCCGACGCGGTGCTGGTGGGGCACACCCTCGACGACCAGGCCGAGACGGTGCTCCTGGGTCTCGCCCGCGGTTCCGGCGCCACGAGCCTGTCCGGGATGTCGCCGGAGCGGAGGGATCCCACGGGCCCGGTGTGGCTGCGCCCGCTCCTCGGCATCCGACGTGAGACGACCGCGGCGGCGTGCGTCGCGGAAGGCCTCGACCCGTGGCGCGACCCGCACAACCTCGACCCCGCGTACGCGCGCGTGCGAGTCCGTGAGACGGTGCTGCCGACGCTCGAGCGCGAACTCGGTCCCGGTGTCGCCGAGGCCCTCGCCCGCACCGCGGAGCAGCTGCGCGAGGACGCGGCGGCGTTCCAGGACATGATCGACGAGACCATCGAGGACATCGTCGAGCACGCCGAAGCGGGCATCTCGGTGTCGGTCGCGGCGCTGGCGGCCAACCCCGCGGCGCTGCGCAACCGGATCGTGCGCTACGTCGTCGACAGCGAGTTCGGTGTGTCGCTCACGCGGGCGCAGACCCTCGAGGTCGCGCGGCTGGCGACCGATTGGCGCGGCCAGGGGCCGATCGACCTGCCCGGATGCCTCGCCCGCCGTGTCGGAGGCCGGATCGAGATCGTCGCGCGGGCGGCATCCTGAGTCGTCCCGCGTAGGATTCAGGGATGCGCGCGGCCGACATTCCCGACGACATCAGCGAAGTCCTCCTCACCGAGGAGCAGATCCACGAGAAGCTCGCCGAACTGGCGCAGCTGGTCGTCGCCGACTACGCCGGCAAAGAGGTCGTGCTCGTCGGCGTCCTCAAGGGCGCGGTCATGGTCATGGCCGACTTCGCCCGTCACCTTCCCCGGCACATCACGATGGACTGGATGGCGGTGTCGTCGTACGGGGCGAGCACCCGCTCGAGCGGTGTCGTCCAGATCCGGAAGGACCTCGACACCGACATCACCGGCAAGCACGTGCTGATCGTCGAGGACATCATCGACTCGGGTCTGACCCTCAGCTGGCTGCTGGAGAACTTCGCCTCGCGCGGCGCGGAGTCCGTCGAGGTCCTGGCGCTCCTGCGCAAGCCCGACGCGATGAAGGTCGAGGTCGACTGCCGCTACGTCGGGTTCGACATCCCCAACGACTTCGTCATCGGCTACGGCCTCGACTACGCGGAGAAGTACCGGAACCTCCGCGACGTCGCCGTCCTCGCACCGCACGTCTACTCCTGACCGCGGACCGGATGCCGGGCGCGCCTCGGCGCGGCATCCGTCGCACGGGGTACGCCCACGACGAACGCACAGTCCCGGCATAGCCGGCGGGCGTTACCCTGATCCCACCGCTTTTTCCGAAGCGGATCACGAAAGGGCTGGGCTCGCCCACCATGGATTTCAAGAAGATCACGCGCAATCCGATCATCTACGTTCTGCTGGTCGGTCTGCTTCTGGTCATCGGTTTCTCGCTGATCTCGAACCTCAGCGGAGCCAAGCAGATCTCCACCCAGGAGGGTCTGCAGCTGCTCAAGGGGACCACGGTCACCTCGGCGACGACCAATGACACCGATCAGCGCGTCGATCTGAAGCTCTCCCAGCCCTTCGAGGGCGCCGACTCCGTGCAGTTCTACTACGGCAGCGCGC encodes:
- a CDS encoding inorganic diphosphatase, with the translated sequence MGAYDAVIEIPRGSRVKYEVDHGTGRVFLDRILYTVFGYPANYGFFENTLGEDGDPLDVLVLLDRDLYPGILAKVRPVGVLKMSDEAGGDDKVVAVLAKDPRWDHIQDVDDIDDWTKKEISHFFEHYKDLEPNKWVKVDEWADAAEAERLVDEAFARFEEHEGQTKTQGEGESPSTL
- the tilS gene encoding tRNA lysidine(34) synthetase TilS, which gives rise to MHERRPGLDPAVAEVRRAVRAALDGRDGAVVVALSGGADSLALAAATAFEAPRLGIRAEAVVIDHRLQEGSAAIASRAADLARGLGLAARVVAVDVRPGSGPEAAARDARYAGLAGAAAETGADAVLVGHTLDDQAETVLLGLARGSGATSLSGMSPERRDPTGPVWLRPLLGIRRETTAAACVAEGLDPWRDPHNLDPAYARVRVRETVLPTLERELGPGVAEALARTAEQLREDAAAFQDMIDETIEDIVEHAEAGISVSVAALAANPAALRNRIVRYVVDSEFGVSLTRAQTLEVARLATDWRGQGPIDLPGCLARRVGGRIEIVARAAS
- the hpt gene encoding hypoxanthine phosphoribosyltransferase, whose protein sequence is MRAADIPDDISEVLLTEEQIHEKLAELAQLVVADYAGKEVVLVGVLKGAVMVMADFARHLPRHITMDWMAVSSYGASTRSSGVVQIRKDLDTDITGKHVLIVEDIIDSGLTLSWLLENFASRGAESVEVLALLRKPDAMKVEVDCRYVGFDIPNDFVIGYGLDYAEKYRNLRDVAVLAPHVYS
- the chrA gene encoding chromate efflux transporter, whose protein sequence is MTRAGTVPEVFLAFLRLGVTSFGGPIAHLGYFRDDLVTRRRWMDDRAYADLVALCQFLPGPASSQVGFAMGLQRAGFWGAIVAFLGFTLPSAVLLVAFAAGASLFGGPVGGGILDGLKIVAVAIVAQAVWGMARSLTPDAPRAGIAVVAAALALFAPGAVGQLGALAIGVVAGLVLLREAAEEPGETLPSFGVHRAVAIGSLVVAAAALIGLPLLAATTGSGLVALADAFFRSGALVFGGGHVVLPLLQAEVVQTGWVSPDVFLAGYGAAQAVPGPLFTFAAYLGAVSSVGPGGVAGAAVALAAIFLPGFLVLVGVLPFWDALRGRPRVRAAMRGANAAVVGILGAALYTPVFTTAVTGPGPFVLALIGFVLLTRFRAPAWVVVIVGAIGGVIAALL
- a CDS encoding M23 family metallopeptidase, producing MTPEPPEGADDCGCAPSPSERARLWPSLDRRGALRLGAFGAVALGAIGATVPSFISSSPAFAADYPSWADVEAARANEAAKGAEITRIQGLIAGLQSEVERTQAEVVARSDEYYTAQQAFFDADYRAQQLRSQADAEAAKATDAATKAGKVAAQLYRSGGDDTSLDLFFSGSAASADDLLAKLGTMDKLLDRNRSVYAAAVAARDSAKNLSGQADDAKAERDRLQKIAEDKMVAAQQAAAAAQAALAEQQANQVVLQAQLAALQDTTAKTVADYQAGVEAERKAREERERKAREEAEARDRAAREAAAAAAAAAAANNNNSGGGGGSSGGGGGSSGGGGGGEVVSSGWARPSWAGTTSGYGPRTGQCGASYCASTWHLGLDFGASCWSPIYAAASGRVTYAGPNSGYGNYIRIQHDDGSGTGYAHIVAGGIYVSYGQRVSAGQQIAATGQTGNSFGCHLHFEVYPPWGGTTDPAPWLRDRGVWV
- a CDS encoding AMP-binding protein translates to MFQSPYPRIDVPSHSVYDHLFGSLDEDDLDRVALIDPASGDETTYGRLRAQVDAFAGALAHRGVGADTVVALLCPNIPAFATVFHGILRLGAAVTTVNSLYTAHEIETQLTDAGATWLVTVSPLLGPAAEAAAAAGIPDDRVIVLDGAPGHPDLRSLLAEQRTPPAVDFDPETHVAVLPYSSGTTGVPKGVMLSHRNLVANVDQCRVSIRLGSDDRVLAVLPFFHIYGMTVLLNLALRQRATLVTMPKFDLLAFLRCIQAHRCTFLFIAPPIAVALAKHPVVDDFDISSVHTVFSGAAPLDGETAETAGRRIHARFFQGYGMSELSPVSHAIPPERDDMPVSSVGVLIPNVEAKLVDTETGAEIEEHGADGLTAPGELWVRGPNVMLGYLNRPDATADTIDADGLLHTGDIATHHVDGYFTIVDRLKELIKYKGYQIAPAELEALLLSHPRIQDAAVIGVLDEDKQEIPKAFVVVAPGAELTAEDVMEFVAGEVAPHKKVRRVEFIDAIPKSASGKILRKDLRAREG
- a CDS encoding MDR family MFS transporter; amino-acid sequence: MTEERATRRLVIALIVGGIMPVVDTTIVAIGLHRIGEDLGADVATLQWVSTVYLLALAVVIPVAGWVQARLGDRNAWILASGIFLAASVLCAAASGIGELIAFRALQGAGAGLLLPLMQTLPMQRTPRAAMARTMAVMSVPISLGPVIGPVLGGLVLSTLDWRWLFLINLPLGAVGLVLAVLWLPGGRSGARTTLDAIGLLLLAPGLVGVLLALSNLAGGTGAGEVAVWLPAVVGLVLLVAFVPWTLGRRDPLVDLRLLGVRTLRASTVAMAFLGANLYAATFLLPLALQADRGVSVLEAALLLIPQGVGSLLARAGAGRLVARWGPRAVAISGFALVAVMTVPFALDDGTLALAVWAVVLFVRGLGLGVVLVPIMASGYLDVAPDRMPHASAFSRMAQQLGGAFGTATAALVLAAVTTASGTRVGFDAAFVVVIGICAAAMAASLALPGRRGVVR
- a CDS encoding MFS transporter translates to MNESVPLEVDGRRRTRPGLVLATVCGALALVSIDVTVLHVVAPTIARELPATDAELLWIIDAFPFVIAPLLLSAGVLSDRYGRRLFLVVGMALFAAASAAAAFAPGPVWLIAARAAMAVGAAGILPPTMSLLRVAYPDRQRRVRAVAIWSMSSAAAAAAGPVIGGVIVAHSWWGGVFLVNVPLAALVIATALRWVPESRSDRPGSTDLASQGLAIGAVLAAAVAANSLAEHHVEVFIGGTVLSLGLGWAFVRRQFGLGRRGEQPTLDMALFRNAAFSSALIAVALAMFAIVGLELQFARYLQLERGFAPLDAAIALVPLALATVVGALLSPWVLRLLRHRATIASTLTVAGLALAGLTLAGEPVNLAVFAATTALAGLAVEIAAVSANDLIVSSAGVHEVGGAAALEEISYDLGGGFGTAVLGAVAVSAPSIAGGFHAAVATSAGLLVVAGLAMVWALRRV